The Caldisericota bacterium genome includes a window with the following:
- a CDS encoding MBL fold metallo-hydrolase — MGKIKFFDGTDTIGGTKILLEISKKRFFLDFGLNYNRRGMFFEEYLNPRPANGMGDLYFLGLLPSIKGIYRKDLLQFIQREGIKELGDGSEPPFVDGVFLSHVHFDHSGYITFLREDIPIYTSKITISLLKAIEDTSNTQFETSIFKFIRRPATGSHKDPLYYGTHKANAIYGEEKINGVNVTACPVDHSVPGAMGFIIKSEEKTIVYTGDLRLHGKTRADTEQFVRQAREAHPDILIIEGTNLRAYNDDETREFWTEQRVFEEAQKEIHNRKKLVIVDFPFKNIYRFLTFYELAKSSGRKFVISLKDAYFMDAMKNVGMPVPSLSDPNIYLYLEKKRSGTYDKKDYSSSWMKNILGKVDASRIITAKEIRANENNFMLILRYFNFQQLVDIRPTNGSIYIHSASEAHSEEQEIDEQRMDNWLKYFNLYPRIHIHASGHAKKDDLFNIVSEINPKTIIPVHTEHAEEYEEQFGNKVKIVKNGDTIKF; from the coding sequence ATGGGAAAAATTAAATTTTTTGATGGTACCGACACAATTGGCGGCACAAAAATACTGTTAGAGATTTCTAAGAAGAGGTTTTTCCTCGATTTTGGTTTGAATTATAATAGGCGAGGGATGTTTTTTGAGGAGTATCTGAATCCCCGTCCTGCAAATGGAATGGGGGATCTTTACTTTTTAGGACTTCTTCCTTCCATAAAGGGAATATATAGAAAGGATCTTCTACAATTCATTCAACGAGAAGGTATTAAAGAGTTAGGCGATGGCAGTGAGCCTCCATTTGTGGACGGTGTATTTCTTAGCCATGTTCATTTTGACCATTCTGGGTACATTACATTTCTTCGTGAAGATATTCCAATTTACACATCAAAAATTACCATTTCTTTATTAAAGGCAATTGAAGATACATCTAATACACAGTTTGAAACATCCATTTTTAAGTTTATACGGCGTCCTGCAACCGGAAGCCATAAAGACCCACTTTATTATGGCACACATAAAGCCAATGCTATTTACGGAGAGGAAAAAATTAATGGAGTTAATGTTACAGCGTGTCCCGTTGATCATTCTGTTCCTGGTGCAATGGGTTTCATTATTAAGAGTGAGGAGAAAACCATTGTTTATACAGGTGATTTGAGGCTTCATGGCAAAACACGAGCTGACACGGAACAATTTGTTAGACAAGCAAGAGAAGCACATCCCGATATATTAATTATCGAGGGCACAAATTTACGCGCTTATAATGATGATGAAACGCGAGAATTCTGGACTGAACAACGCGTTTTTGAAGAAGCACAAAAAGAGATTCATAATAGAAAAAAACTTGTTATTGTGGATTTTCCTTTCAAGAATATTTATCGGTTCCTCACTTTTTATGAACTTGCCAAATCAAGTGGGCGGAAGTTTGTTATTTCTTTAAAAGATGCTTATTTTATGGATGCAATGAAAAATGTTGGTATGCCTGTTCCTTCTCTTTCTGATCCGAATATTTATCTTTACCTTGAAAAAAAAAGAAGTGGGACTTACGACAAAAAAGATTATTCAAGCAGTTGGATGAAAAATATATTAGGAAAAGTAGATGCAAGCCGGATTATAACAGCAAAAGAAATTAGGGCAAATGAAAATAATTTTATGCTTATATTGCGTTATTTTAATTTTCAACAACTTGTTGATATACGTCCGACAAACGGCAGTATTTATATTCATTCGGCATCTGAGGCGCACTCGGAAGAACAGGAAATTGATGAACAGAGGATGGACAACTGGCTTAAGTATTTTAATCTTTACCCACGAATTCATATTCACGCATCAGGTCACGCGAAAAAGGATGATTTATTTAATATAGTATCAGAAATTAATCCAAAGACGATTATTCCCGTTCACACTGAACATGCAGAAGAATACGAAGAACAGTTTGGGAATAAAGTAAAAATCGTTAAAAACGGAGATACAATAAAGTTTTAG
- a CDS encoding DUF364 domain-containing protein, whose product MAVYDILTMEFERIAKENNLLNESVVIKAAPLTAEEAIGDPTDKDYPIIKGQEKLMEAHFRGARGQAFTDFYGNFTGTIQDVLDLDLRTNYQRAIFVSTLNAILDYLKLTDKTIHCKNDEPRECAENAVDFIKRKFGNPKIFLIGYQPRFAETFSKHFHLRIVDLDNEMVGKKVNGVLIEVEESTSRNIEWADLLWITGTTVVNNTIEQFLNVKKDKVFYGTTIAGAAYILNLKRFCSLAK is encoded by the coding sequence ATGGCGGTTTATGATATATTAACAATGGAATTTGAAAGAATAGCTAAAGAAAATAATTTGCTGAACGAGAGTGTCGTAATAAAAGCTGCTCCCCTTACTGCTGAAGAGGCAATAGGGGATCCTACAGATAAGGATTATCCTATAATAAAAGGTCAAGAAAAATTAATGGAAGCCCATTTTAGAGGCGCAAGAGGGCAAGCATTTACAGACTTTTATGGCAATTTTACAGGAACGATTCAAGATGTATTAGATCTTGATCTACGTACAAATTATCAAAGAGCGATATTCGTTTCTACACTTAATGCAATATTGGATTACCTGAAACTGACAGATAAAACAATACATTGTAAAAATGACGAACCACGAGAGTGTGCCGAAAATGCTGTGGATTTTATAAAAAGAAAATTTGGCAATCCAAAAATTTTTCTTATTGGCTATCAACCTCGTTTTGCAGAAACTTTTTCAAAACATTTCCACTTGAGAATTGTTGATTTAGATAACGAAATGGTTGGAAAGAAGGTAAACGGAGTGCTGATCGAAGTTGAAGAGAGCACCAGTAGAAATATTGAATGGGCTGATCTCCTCTGGATAACCGGGACAACTGTTGTAAATAATACAATTGAGCAATTTTTAAATGTAAAAAAGGATAAAGTATTTTACGGGACAACAATAGCAGGCGCTGCTTATATCCTTAACCTCAAAAGATTTTGTTCATTAGCAAAATAA